One region of Solanum pennellii chromosome 6, SPENNV200 genomic DNA includes:
- the LOC107023282 gene encoding 60S ribosomal protein L7-2-like, protein MADEVPQPLNYIPEVILKKRKNNEEWAIRRKLQLEQKVRKLKSDSFVIKKPEQFIREYRDKEMDLVQMKQRGKRRAKGALTTSESKLLFVIRIGGKSDMHPRTRKALYSLRLRKIFSGVFVKANERTLEILQKVEPFVTYGYPNLKSVKDLIYKKGSGKFDNQRVPLTSNDIVEQTLGQYGIICLEDVVREIASVGPHFKEVTSFLCPFALTKPEKALQGKKKRYNDGGDSGNRQDHINELISKMN, encoded by the exons ATGGCGGATGAGGTGCCACAGCCTCTAAATTATATACCAGAAGTGATTCtgaagaagaggaagaacaaTGAAGAATGGGCAATCAGAAGAAAACTCCAGCTGGAACAGAAAGTCAGAAAGCTCAAATCTGATAGTTTTGTTATTAAGAAGCCTGAACAATTTATTCGAGAGTATAGAGATAAG GAGATGGACCTTGTCCAAATGAAACAAAGGGGAAAAAGAAGAGCCAAGGGAGCACTGACTACGTCAGAATCCAAACTTCTATTTGTAATACGCATTGGAGG GAAAAGTGATATGCATCCAAGAACAAGGAAGGCTTTATACTCTTTGCGGTTGCGAAAAATCTTCAGTGGGGTCTTTGTCAAGGCAAATGAAAGAACACTGGAGATTCTACAAAAGGTGGAGCCTTTTGTTACATATGG CTACCCCAATCTGAAGAGTGTGAAAGACCTAATTTACAAGAAAGGTTCTGGGAAATTTGACAACCAGAGGGTGCCTTTGACTAGCAATGACATTGTTGAACAG ACACTGGGCCAATATGGCATTATATGCTTAGAGGACGTCGTGAGAGAGATTGCAAGTGTTGGTCCACACTTCAAGGAGGTTACTAGCTTTCTATGCCCCTTTGCTCTCACTAAGCCAGAGAAAGCTTTGCAGGGTAAGAAGAAACGATACAATGATGGTGGCGATTCAGGAAATCGTCAGGATCACATCAATGAGTTGATATCTAAGATGAATTAG
- the LOC107023281 gene encoding probable CCR4-associated factor 1 homolog 6 yields MSLLPKSDSIHIREVWSDNLEEEFDLIREVVDDYPFIAMDTEFPGVVLRPVGNFKNSNDYHYQTLKDNVDLLKLIQLGLTFSDEDGNLPKCGTDKYCIWQFNFCDFNPNEDVYANDSIELLRQSGIDFKKNIENGIDAKRFGEILMSSGIVLNDNVYWVTFHSGYDFGYLLKILTCQDLPETQEGFFNLINMYFPVLYDVKHLMKFCNSLHGGLNKLAELLEVERVGVCHQAGSDSLLTACTFRKLKENFFIGSLEKYAGVLYGLGVVENGVLH; encoded by the coding sequence ATGTCGCTTTTGCCTAAAAGCGACTCGATTCACATTCGAGAAGTTTGGAGTGATAATCTGGAAGAAGAGTTTGATTTGATTCGAGAAGTCGTTGATGATTATCCGTTTATAGCTATGGATACGGAGTTTCCTGGAGTTGTTCTTCGTCCGGTTGGGAATTTTAAGAATAGTAATGATTATCATTATCAGACTTTGAAGGATAACGTAGATTTGTTGAAGTTGATTCAGTTGGGTTTAACGTTTTCTGATGAAGATGGGAATTTGCCCAAGTGTGGAACTGATAAGTACTGCATTTGGCAGTTTAATTTCTGTGATTTTAATCCGAATGAGGATGTTTATGCTAACGACTCGATTGAGTTGTTGAGGCAGAGTGGTATTGATTTCAAGAAGAACATAGAAAATGGGATTGATGCTAAACGGTTTGGTGAGATTTTGATGTCTTCAGGGATTGTGTTGAATGATAATGTGTATTGGGTTACATTTCATAGTGGGTATGATTTTGGTTACTTGTTGAAGATCTTGACATGCCAGGATTTGCCTGAAACTCAAGAAGGTTTCTTCAATCTGATCAACATGTACTTCCCTGTGCTTTATGATGTTAAGCATTTGATGAAGTTCTGCAACAGTCTTCATGGTGGACTGAACAAGCTTGCGGAGTTGTTGGAAGTTGAGAGAGTTGGTGTCTGCCATCAGGCCGGTTCGGATAGCTTGCTCACAGCTTGTACTTTTAGGAAGTTGAAAGAGAATTTCTTTATTGGCTCACTTGAGAAGTATGCCGGTGTCTTGTATGGTTTAGGTGTTGTGGAGAATGGagtcctccattga